The nucleotide window TGAAGACCTTACTTGGCTCGTCCGCGCGGAAGAAGATCAACTCATCACCAACACCGCCGATCTGGCGAATATCGAAAACGGTGATGACGTCGATGGTGACGGCGACACAACCGAAGGCCGCCTCACCCTGACCGCCAACGCCACCGATGTGTGTGAAACGGCCGGTGTCTCACCCTGTGATGTCATCGTCGGCGCCCAGTATCAGGTCACGCAGGACATCATTTTTGCCGATGCGCTCACGGCGACCATCCTGGGTGTGCTGCCCACAAATATTGTCGTGACTTCAGAGCCTGAGGACGGCTGCATCGCCTCTGGCCTGGGAGACACGTTGCCCATTGGTATCCCCGGCGTGCTTGAGGCGACCACGGCGCAGCTCAGTGCTGCCGTCAGCATCACCCTGCTGGATGAGAACGATCAGCCAGTGCCCGGCAGCGAGTTCGTCGAGACGAACTTCCCGGTCAACTGGGACGATCCGATCGAAGGCACCTGGGACAATTCGAACGATGTTTGCGTTGAGGGCGGGTTCGGCTTCGGCTCTCCGGTCACCGTCAACAACGATGGCTTGGTCGAACCGCAGCCGTTGGTCACAGGTACGGCCTGCGTGACGGGATCGATTCGTGATGACATGGGCGCAATCATCGACCCGCCCGGTGACGACACGGACCCTCTAATCGACGGTGGCACCATCACGGTTGACACCCTGGCCGCACTGACTCTCGCCTGCCAGATTGGCGACGGCTTCGACTCGGATGAACCGAGCCCGTAAATGAGCGATCGCATCCTGGCCGGCGGCCTGCTCGCCGCCGGCCTGGTGATCGCTGCCTGCCTGCTGGCCCCAGCACTCGGCAAGATCGGACAGTCCGATCGCTACGTCGAGGTCAAGGGGCTTGCCGAGCGCGAGGTCCCCGCCAATCTGGCGATCTGGCCACTGGTCTATTCCGCCACCGGCAATGACCTGCCCCAGGTCCAGACCCTGCTCGAGCGAGACGCCGACCGCATACTCGCGTTTCTGGCTGACCAGGGTTTCGATGCCGAGGACATCACCCGCTCGGCGCCCCGCATCACAGACAAGCTTTCACAGCAATACGGGAACGGCGGCGCCGTCCGCGGGAGTCGCTACACCGCCGAGGCCACGGTGTTGCTGCGGACGAGCCAACTCGCAGCCCTGCGTCAGGCCCAGCAACAGGCGGGCGAGCTGGTCCGTGCCGGCGTGGTGTTAATGCATCAGTGGGGCGCGCAAACCCAGTTCCTGTTCACCGAACTCAACGCCATCAAACCGGACATGATCGCCGAGGCCACCCGCAACGGTCGCCAGGCCGCCGCCCGGTTCGCTGAGGATTCCGGGGCCAAGGTCGGTCGGCTACTACGCGCGCGCCAAGGCCTGTTCACCATTACCGACCGCGACGCGCACTCGCCGGAAATCAAGCATATTCGGGTGGTCTCCACGCTCGAGTATCAGCTCATCGATGACTGAAACCAGGCTGCAAGTGCAGCACATCCAGGCCATTAGCTTCGATTTTG belongs to Abyssibacter profundi and includes:
- a CDS encoding SIMPL domain-containing protein; protein product: MSDRILAGGLLAAGLVIAACLLAPALGKIGQSDRYVEVKGLAEREVPANLAIWPLVYSATGNDLPQVQTLLERDADRILAFLADQGFDAEDITRSAPRITDKLSQQYGNGGAVRGSRYTAEATVLLRTSQLAALRQAQQQAGELVRAGVVLMHQWGAQTQFLFTELNAIKPDMIAEATRNGRQAAARFAEDSGAKVGRLLRARQGLFTITDRDAHSPEIKHIRVVSTLEYQLIDD